Proteins encoded together in one Leptospira meyeri window:
- a CDS encoding YceI family protein, which yields MLDTKRWEPLNLFHKKIFFLLLFFWILTTNLFADTKTKSLVVKVAKIHFLSEAPQETIRGNITNVSGSANMVSKKVSIQIEMKNINVPNRLMNRHMHENYLETEKYPTTTFMGVMRRWDRKSKIVEIEGDLTLHGVTKKNFKIQGSIEEGEKEFLIRSNFDIHLTDFKIDVPKLVILKLNETIQIESEILWTYQE from the coding sequence TTGTTGGACACTAAAAGGTGGGAACCCCTGAATCTCTTTCATAAGAAGATTTTTTTTCTTCTTCTTTTTTTTTGGATATTAACAACCAATTTATTTGCAGACACAAAAACCAAATCTCTGGTGGTGAAAGTTGCTAAGATTCACTTTTTAAGTGAGGCACCACAAGAAACGATTCGAGGAAACATAACAAATGTTTCCGGGTCTGCAAATATGGTTTCAAAGAAGGTATCCATTCAAATCGAGATGAAGAACATAAATGTTCCGAATCGATTGATGAATCGTCACATGCATGAGAATTATCTCGAAACGGAAAAATATCCAACTACAACCTTTATGGGAGTGATGAGACGGTGGGATAGGAAATCTAAAATTGTGGAAATTGAAGGGGATCTCACTCTACACGGAGTCACTAAAAAGAATTTTAAGATCCAAGGGAGTATCGAAGAAGGTGAAAAAGAATTTTTAATCCGGTCGAATTTCGATATTCATCTAACGGACTTTAAAATCGATGTTCCTAAGTTGGTCATCTTAAAACTAAACGAAACGATCCAAATCGAATCGGAAATTTTATGGACATACCAAGAATGA
- a CDS encoding LIC11213 family lipoprotein: MKKNQILKKSSFVLLLALSISVSCKNEKSSDKEGILQYYALLLGSSAPLTEITDADCTDPAPTFATLGQAGTTATCSNCHNAGNANAGFDITSFNSTRNRITVGNPRASLLFNKINSGSMRIYNTNAINKAIYCWTLKGGNP, encoded by the coding sequence TTGAAAAAAAATCAAATTCTTAAGAAAAGTAGTTTTGTTTTACTTCTTGCTCTTTCAATATCCGTAAGTTGCAAAAACGAAAAGAGTTCTGACAAAGAAGGCATATTACAATATTATGCTTTGTTACTAGGTTCCAGTGCTCCGCTTACGGAAATTACTGATGCCGATTGTACAGACCCTGCACCAACATTCGCAACACTTGGCCAAGCAGGAACAACGGCTACATGTTCCAATTGTCATAACGCAGGCAACGCAAATGCTGGTTTTGATATCACTTCTTTTAATAGCACTAGAAATAGAATCACAGTTGGAAATCCGAGGGCAAGTTTATTATTTAATAAAATCAATTCAGGATCCATGCGAATTTATAATACGAATGCAATCAATAAAGCAATCTATTGTTGGACACTAAAAGGTGGGAACCCCTGA